The proteins below are encoded in one region of Levilactobacillus namurensis:
- a CDS encoding ABC transporter permease, with the protein MLVTSIGQGLLWAPLVIGVFLTFRILDIPDLTTEGSFPLGAAVTISAMLQGQSAVVASLWGCLAGCLAGWVTGVLDTKLKMPSLLAGILTMTGLYSVNMHIMGKANIPLLDQKVLTGYLPASWSAELQTIVVGGVVTAVVLVALVLLFRTRLGLSLMATGNNRAMSAANGIYTDRMVIIGYMVSNGCIALSGALIAQSNGYADIGMGIGTIVIGLASVLVGEIFLHGRRMWIRLAGMVLGAVIYRYLLTLAMGLGFPVDDLKILSAIILVIVICLPLLQNHYRTRQQLHQYLKQIGVDNHATTSSLDRQAPTEGLLSRNDK; encoded by the coding sequence ATGTTAGTAACTAGTATTGGGCAAGGCCTCTTGTGGGCACCGTTAGTCATCGGGGTGTTCCTCACGTTTCGGATTCTCGATATTCCTGACCTGACCACCGAAGGGAGCTTCCCGTTGGGGGCGGCCGTGACCATTAGTGCCATGTTACAGGGGCAGTCCGCCGTGGTCGCCAGCCTATGGGGATGTTTGGCAGGGTGCCTAGCCGGTTGGGTGACCGGCGTCTTGGATACCAAGTTGAAGATGCCCTCTTTGTTAGCCGGTATTCTGACCATGACGGGGTTGTACTCCGTGAACATGCATATCATGGGCAAGGCCAACATTCCGTTGCTGGACCAGAAGGTGTTAACGGGCTATTTGCCTGCCAGCTGGTCGGCCGAGTTACAGACCATCGTGGTGGGCGGCGTCGTGACGGCCGTGGTCCTGGTGGCCCTGGTACTCTTGTTCCGGACCCGCTTAGGCCTGTCCTTGATGGCAACGGGTAATAACCGAGCGATGAGCGCGGCCAACGGGATCTACACGGACCGGATGGTGATCATCGGTTACATGGTCTCCAACGGGTGTATCGCGTTATCGGGGGCACTGATTGCCCAGAGTAACGGGTATGCCGATATTGGGATGGGAATCGGGACCATCGTGATTGGTCTGGCCTCCGTTCTGGTAGGTGAGATTTTCTTGCATGGTCGGCGGATGTGGATTCGTTTGGCGGGGATGGTCCTGGGAGCCGTGATCTACCGGTACCTACTGACCTTAGCCATGGGTCTAGGCTTCCCCGTGGACGACCTCAAGATTCTCTCGGCCATCATCTTAGTCATCGTGATTTGCTTACCCTTATTGCAGAATCATTACCGGACACGGCAACAGTTGCACCAGTACCTCAAACAGATTGGAGTCGATAATCATGCCACAACCAGCAGTCTTGACCGTCAAGCACCTACAGAAGGTCTTCTTTCCCGGAACGATAAATGA
- a CDS encoding DegV family protein, which produces MKIAILTDTSSGLTPDEALARQITLLAAPIMFGNRQYHEYQDLTPADYYRLLRLTKSHKMIPTAPQIAMQTIQVTCDRLAAEEQVTDVIVISPAGGISGFVNTLSAYAANITSVHVWPWDSRGILTAMGDQARLAAALVEQGEDVSTILDRLAVFRKSVHEGFAVDSIKPLLRTGEVNPSHGPSSAPLLAGKPLLVFEPSGKIKVAGGALRLKGALGDLLDLLAADLTAEYATKATVLNADQPETAQQWLMAAHDRFPQVAFDVALISPSFGVHVGDGAMGLAWGRDYHDLLKSEDEK; this is translated from the coding sequence GTGAAAATCGCCATTTTGACAGACACGTCGTCCGGGCTCACACCCGACGAAGCGCTGGCCCGGCAAATCACACTCTTAGCGGCACCGATTATGTTCGGGAACCGCCAATACCATGAATACCAAGATCTAACACCGGCCGATTATTACCGGCTGTTGCGGTTGACCAAGTCGCATAAGATGATTCCCACGGCACCGCAGATCGCCATGCAGACGATTCAGGTGACTTGCGACCGGCTGGCGGCCGAAGAACAGGTCACGGACGTCATCGTGATCAGTCCAGCGGGGGGCATCTCGGGATTCGTTAACACCCTAAGTGCCTATGCGGCGAACATTACCAGCGTCCATGTCTGGCCTTGGGATTCCCGGGGCATCTTAACGGCCATGGGCGACCAAGCACGGTTGGCAGCGGCCTTGGTCGAACAGGGGGAAGACGTGTCCACGATTCTCGACCGGTTGGCGGTCTTCCGTAAGTCCGTCCACGAAGGATTCGCGGTCGATTCGATCAAGCCCCTGTTGCGGACGGGGGAAGTCAATCCCAGTCACGGACCCAGCAGTGCGCCCCTATTAGCGGGCAAGCCGTTACTGGTCTTTGAACCTTCGGGGAAGATCAAGGTAGCGGGCGGCGCACTACGGTTGAAGGGGGCGTTGGGCGACCTGCTGGATTTATTGGCCGCTGACCTGACCGCTGAGTACGCCACCAAGGCGACCGTTCTGAACGCTGACCAACCGGAAACGGCGCAACAGTGGTTGATGGCGGCCCATGACCGCTTCCCACAGGTGGCGTTTGACGTGGCGCTGATCAGTCCCAGCTTCGGGGTTCACGTAGGGGATGGTGCGATGGGCCTGGCCTGGGGCCGGGACTACCACGACCTCCTCAAATCAGAAGATGAGAAATGA
- a CDS encoding VOC family protein translates to MNIRDIDHITLTVKDIERSVRWYHEVFDLPIIESDDGRRGVKVGKQKINFQVADTPYLPVAKHPTIGGADFAFIATDPLANILSHLTNYAVEIVDGPLPKTGAQGPMTSVYVRDPDENLIEIGKYDN, encoded by the coding sequence ATGAATATTCGCGACATTGACCACATCACACTTACCGTAAAGGACATCGAGCGTTCCGTTCGGTGGTACCACGAAGTCTTCGACCTGCCCATCATCGAGTCCGATGACGGTCGGCGGGGCGTTAAGGTGGGCAAACAAAAAATTAATTTCCAAGTGGCCGACACCCCCTACTTGCCAGTAGCGAAGCACCCGACTATTGGTGGAGCCGACTTTGCCTTCATCGCCACCGATCCGCTAGCCAACATCCTCTCGCACCTCACCAATTACGCCGTTGAGATCGTCGATGGTCCCCTTCCCAAGACGGGGGCCCAGGGCCCAATGACATCGGTGTACGTGCGCGATCCTGATGAGAACCTCATTGAAATTGGTAAATACGACAATTAA
- the trpX gene encoding tryptophan ABC transporter substrate-binding protein, producing the protein MKRLYGLIAVLVVFLGFAFVQERHQDHGQTTGTPTVGILQLLSHPALDAIHKGIVHGLAEEGYHVGKNVKIDFQNAQNDQSNLKTMSARFVNERANVMIGIATPAAQALANASSTTPVVLGAITDPKGADLVKSNTRPGTNVTGVSDQAPLKAQLKLIQKIMPKMKTLGIIYTSSDDSATAQYHKFAALCKQEHVRLKAYSIANTNDLNQVAQQMVSQVDAVYVPTDNTVASAMQTLVATTNAKKIPVFPAVDTMVKAGGLATLSINQYKLGVETGKMTAAVLRGKDPATTPIQFERKGEMTVNLATAKKLGISLPKDVVKDAQAHGEVFK; encoded by the coding sequence ATGAAACGTTTATACGGACTCATCGCCGTTCTGGTAGTCTTTCTAGGATTCGCCTTCGTTCAAGAAAGACACCAAGATCACGGCCAGACCACGGGAACTCCCACTGTGGGGATTCTCCAACTCCTCTCCCACCCCGCGCTCGACGCCATTCACAAGGGAATCGTGCACGGCCTAGCTGAGGAAGGCTACCACGTGGGCAAGAACGTCAAGATTGACTTTCAAAACGCCCAAAATGATCAAAGCAATCTAAAGACCATGAGCGCCCGCTTCGTCAACGAACGGGCCAACGTCATGATTGGCATCGCAACGCCAGCCGCCCAGGCGTTGGCCAACGCCTCCAGCACCACCCCCGTGGTCTTAGGGGCCATCACCGACCCCAAGGGCGCCGACCTGGTCAAGAGCAACACCCGTCCTGGTACCAACGTGACCGGGGTATCCGACCAAGCGCCCCTGAAGGCCCAGTTGAAGTTGATTCAAAAGATCATGCCGAAGATGAAGACGCTGGGAATCATCTACACGTCATCGGACGACTCGGCGACCGCCCAGTACCATAAGTTCGCGGCGCTGTGCAAACAAGAACACGTTCGGCTGAAGGCCTACTCCATCGCCAACACCAACGACCTGAACCAGGTCGCCCAGCAGATGGTCTCCCAAGTCGACGCCGTTTACGTCCCAACCGACAATACAGTGGCTTCGGCCATGCAGACGCTGGTCGCTACCACCAACGCCAAGAAGATTCCGGTCTTTCCGGCCGTTGATACCATGGTCAAAGCCGGCGGCCTCGCTACGCTAAGCATCAACCAATACAAGCTCGGCGTTGAGACGGGGAAGATGACCGCCGCCGTTCTCCGGGGCAAAGACCCGGCAACCACCCCAATTCAATTCGAACGTAAGGGTGAGATGACGGTCAACTTAGCCACCGCCAAAAAGCTTGGCATTTCATTACCTAAAGACGTGGTCAAGGACGCACAAGCACACGGGGAGGTCTTCAAATGA
- a CDS encoding ABC transporter ATP-binding protein, producing MPQPAVLTVKHLQKVFFPGTINERHVLKDVNLTILPGDFVAVIGNNGAGKSTLLNTIAGTLTTDAGELELAGHRMTKRPVAYRARWLSRVFQDPKMGTAGELSVAQNLTLAERHTGSLSLKWYRQAGQTQRYRTLLAPLQMGLEDRLTTQVKYLSGGQRQALSLLMATLSQPDLLLLDEHTAALDPQTSAQVMDLTERIVTTQHLTTLMITHKLSDALRYGNRLVMVQDGQIKLDVRGQAKAQLRQADLMDLFTA from the coding sequence ATGCCACAACCAGCAGTCTTGACCGTCAAGCACCTACAGAAGGTCTTCTTTCCCGGAACGATAAATGAACGTCACGTCTTAAAGGATGTCAATCTGACCATCCTACCCGGTGATTTCGTGGCCGTCATCGGCAATAACGGTGCCGGTAAGTCGACGCTGTTGAACACGATTGCCGGTACGTTGACCACGGACGCTGGTGAGCTGGAACTAGCTGGTCACCGGATGACCAAGCGGCCGGTAGCTTACCGGGCCCGGTGGCTCTCCCGGGTCTTCCAGGATCCGAAGATGGGTACAGCCGGTGAGTTGAGTGTTGCCCAAAACTTGACCTTAGCGGAGCGCCATACGGGGAGCCTTAGTCTCAAATGGTACCGGCAAGCCGGTCAGACGCAGCGGTACCGCACGTTGTTAGCGCCGTTACAGATGGGCTTAGAGGACCGGTTGACCACGCAGGTCAAGTACCTATCGGGTGGGCAACGACAAGCGTTGTCCCTCCTGATGGCGACTTTGAGTCAGCCAGACCTTCTGTTACTGGACGAGCACACGGCGGCGTTGGATCCGCAAACTAGCGCTCAGGTCATGGACTTGACGGAACGGATTGTGACCACGCAACACCTGACCACGCTAATGATTACCCATAAGCTCAGCGACGCGTTGCGTTACGGGAATCGCTTGGTAATGGTCCAAGATGGCCAGATCAAGTTAGACGTTCGGGGCCAGGCTAAGGCCCAGTTACGCCAAGCTGATTTAATGGACTTGTTCACGGCGTGA
- a CDS encoding ABC transporter substrate-binding protein — protein MKKLLISSVVLGLGLLLAGCQQRATGNQGYQVGILQVVQHGSLDQARNGFKAGLRQALKAHGKSTKVTYHYLNAQGDQSNLNTMSQQLVQQKNDLLLGIATPAAQALAKKTTTTPTLVTAVTDLKAASLVKSAAKTQTNVSGTSDLTPVGKQLKLLKSLTTGNRPLGVMYNSSEENSVLQVKLAKQYAQRHHLNLKIVSATSTNDIASVLAGLKGQISGLYLPTDNLMASAMKMIGQKAKAADLPVVTGSIEMAEDGGTATYGLNYYDLGKQTGKMAYRVLVKHQKPQTLPVETAKHLHLYVNRANAKSIGLKADQIKQP, from the coding sequence ATGAAAAAATTATTGATTAGCAGCGTCGTTTTAGGCTTAGGGTTATTACTCGCCGGGTGTCAACAACGGGCCACGGGGAATCAAGGCTACCAAGTCGGCATCTTGCAGGTGGTGCAGCACGGCTCACTGGATCAAGCCCGAAACGGCTTCAAGGCGGGCTTGCGCCAAGCTTTGAAAGCTCACGGGAAGTCCACTAAGGTCACGTACCATTATTTAAATGCACAGGGGGACCAAAGTAACTTAAACACCATGAGTCAACAGTTGGTCCAACAAAAGAATGACTTATTGTTAGGGATTGCCACGCCCGCTGCCCAAGCACTGGCTAAGAAGACCACCACGACGCCGACGTTAGTGACGGCGGTGACGGATCTGAAAGCAGCGAGCCTGGTGAAGAGCGCGGCTAAGACCCAGACTAACGTGAGCGGAACCAGTGACCTCACGCCAGTCGGGAAGCAATTGAAGCTGTTGAAGAGCCTGACGACCGGCAACCGCCCACTGGGTGTGATGTATAACTCCTCGGAGGAAAATTCGGTCTTGCAGGTGAAGCTGGCTAAGCAATACGCTCAACGCCACCACCTGAACTTAAAGATTGTGTCGGCCACTAGCACCAACGACATTGCCAGTGTCTTAGCGGGGCTGAAGGGACAAATCTCCGGGTTGTACCTGCCGACCGATAACTTGATGGCGAGTGCCATGAAGATGATTGGTCAAAAGGCAAAAGCTGCTGATTTACCAGTGGTAACGGGGTCGATTGAGATGGCCGAAGATGGCGGAACGGCCACTTATGGCTTGAACTACTACGACCTGGGGAAGCAGACGGGGAAGATGGCTTACCGGGTCTTGGTCAAGCACCAAAAGCCCCAGACTCTGCCAGTTGAGACGGCTAAGCACTTACACCTCTACGTCAATCGGGCCAACGCGAAGTCGATTGGCTTGAAGGCGGACCAGATCAAACAGCCCTAA
- a CDS encoding CPBP family intramembrane glutamic endopeptidase: MKKSNSGLPAFLTWVIHSAMWIGFIFIYLVDTTILSLATSQAKTQPLRVNHTIGILLIYSALLLAFISWRYQKQLQRDNSKHIGRTPFTGGRFLQLLALFVLMYGIQMVWGILISQHVLSTPANQTAINQQVMLLPFWNQAYSIVFAPVIEELIFRGIFLNYFFRSNQRWVNFLGVFVSGLIFGMLHVMSFSPTLIMYSALGWVLGGAYLHFRDIRYNIALHFMNNALSLL, translated from the coding sequence TTGAAAAAATCAAACTCCGGTCTGCCAGCATTTCTGACTTGGGTCATCCACAGTGCCATGTGGATTGGATTTATCTTCATTTATTTAGTGGATACCACGATTCTCAGCCTGGCCACTAGTCAGGCCAAGACTCAGCCTTTACGGGTCAACCACACGATTGGCATCCTGCTGATCTATTCGGCGTTGCTTCTGGCTTTTATCTCCTGGCGCTACCAAAAACAGCTCCAGCGGGATAATTCTAAGCACATTGGCCGCACCCCCTTTACGGGCGGACGCTTCCTGCAACTCCTCGCCCTGTTTGTCCTAATGTACGGGATTCAGATGGTTTGGGGAATCCTGATCAGTCAACACGTCTTGAGTACGCCGGCCAACCAGACGGCCATCAACCAACAGGTGATGTTGCTTCCCTTCTGGAATCAGGCCTATTCTATCGTTTTTGCACCAGTCATTGAGGAATTGATTTTCCGAGGCATCTTCCTGAATTATTTCTTCCGCAGTAACCAGCGGTGGGTCAACTTCTTGGGGGTCTTTGTCTCGGGCTTGATCTTCGGGATGTTGCACGTGATGAGCTTCTCCCCGACCCTAATCATGTATTCTGCTTTGGGGTGGGTCTTAGGAGGCGCCTACCTGCACTTCCGCGATATCCGGTACAACATTGCGCTTCACTTTATGAATAACGCCCTATCCTTATTATAG